One window of the Rosa rugosa chromosome 3, drRosRugo1.1, whole genome shotgun sequence genome contains the following:
- the LOC133737758 gene encoding uncharacterized protein LOC133737758, producing the protein MGIGNYGVMVIGRNNHGVMLMNEEVVPRYKDRKPSCTGPPAQFGFNLGCCRASVRFSPSSTSAVAGPPNSGLESLSLCPATRLRLSSSPVSEFRLQARVELLKWVPGSISDFQLNLLLSVSELQRSSLQFLIFISSSAARPLRHDQLLPCWVIHSSHSTESRMLKRNCVNQRATNESLKRIKGDWNTALYSKRIKSETKLKSIGVSSSFKMFNFSMDSFLQAMGGNRGSADRDRGFERELEAMGDIKHRNIVTLNGWCART; encoded by the exons ATGGGAATTGGTAATTATGGCGTCATGgtcattgggaggaacaaccatggcgtcatgctcatg AATGAAGAGGTCGTCCCGCGATACAAGGATCGGAAGCCGTCTTGTACAGGTCCACCTGCCCAATTTGGCTTCAACCTCGGCTGTTGCAGGGCCTCCGTTCGATTCTCTCCCTCATCCACCTCGGCTGTTGCAGGGCCGCCGAACTCGGGGTTGGAGAGTCTATCACTCTGTCCAGCAACCCGTCTCCGCCTCTCTAGCTCTCCGGTCTCAGAGTTCCGCCTCCAGGCTCGAG TTGAATTGTTGAAATGGGTTCCGGGTTCGATTTCGGATTTCCAGTTGAATCTCCTCCTCTCCGTCTCTGAGCTCCAGCGGTCCAGCCTCCAG tttctGATCTTCATCAGTTCTTCGGCAGCTCGGCCCTTGAGGCATGATCAGTTGCTGCCTTGCTGGGTTATTCACTCCAGTCACTCCACCGAATCTAGGATGTTAAAGAG GAACTGTGTGAATCAGAGGGCCACAAATGAAAGCTTGAAGAGAATAAAG GGTGATTGGAACACTGCATTGTATTCTAAGCGGATCAAAAGTGAAACGAAACTGAAAAGCATTGGAGTTTCAAGCTCTTTTAAGATGTTTAATTTTTCCATGGATTCATTCCTTCAAGCAATGGGAGGGAACAGAGGAAGTGCAGATAGAGATCGAGGATTTGAGAGGGAACTTGAAGCAATGGGAGATATAAAGCACCGGAACATCGTGACTCTTAATG GTTGGTGTGCGAGGACATAA
- the LOC133737759 gene encoding DDT domain-containing protein DDR4-like, giving the protein MLKALCELRADQDDAVAYINDALKQGTEISSFRKDKIGGDEKRTSYWYDGNTIIGHRLYKEVTVIESKTKVRGKGCLNLPNISFQWETLATNLEEFKKVMDELSSSKVAGECDAANTIETDAIPALEKLQKLQDGCHSTAKVKAVVDAKVKVVVDATSAGIFIVIIKCVLQDLVGFNILLNFVRKLASSVDVMTLLDIWMNVSDFNINECVLDVMSF; this is encoded by the exons ATGTTAAAAGCACTCTGTGAACTCCGAGCCGAT CAAGATGATGCAGTGGCTTATATTAATGATGCTCTGAAACAAGGAACTGAAATTTCTTCATTCCGCAAAGATAAGATAGGAGGAGACGAAAAGAGGACTTCTTATTG GTATGATGGAAATACAATAATAGGTCATAGATTATACAAGGAAGTAACTGTCATTGAGTCGAAGACAAAAGTTAGGGGAAAAGGGTGTTTGAACCTACCAAATATCAGTTTCCAGTGGGAAACACTAGCAACCAATCTCGAGGAATTTAAGAAAGTTATG GATGAACTCTCATCAAGCAAAGTTGCAGGAGAATGTGATGCTGCTAATACTATTGAAACTGATGCTATTCCTGCTCTTGAGAAACTTCAGAAG TTACAAGACGGCTGCCACTCAACAGCGAAAGTAAAGGCTGTTGTTGATGCGAAAGTAAAGGTTGTTGTTGATGCAACTTCTGCTGGCATCTTCATTGTCATCATAAAGTGTGTTCTTCAAGACTTGGTTGGTTTCAACATTTTACTAAATTTTGTTAGAAAACTAGCTAGTTCTGTTGATGTAATGACTTTGTTggatatatggatgaatgtatCGGATTTTAACATAAATGAATGTGTTTTGGATGTGATGTCATTTTGA